Within Kineothrix sp. MB12-C1, the genomic segment AGGCTTACCAAAGTTTTATCCAATTCGCCTGACGGAGTGTTGGGAATGATGGTAAATTCTATTTCGATTCCCGTTTTCTCTTTAACCAACTCTATCAGTTCCAAGTTCTCTTCCCCGGTACTCGCCGTCTGTGTGGTGGCATATTTTAACTTAACTCCCTCAAACGGCCTTTCATCCTCCACTTCTTCCGTTTCTGACTCCGACTCCGTCACCTGGCTCTGTGCTGTTTCCGTCTCCTCGCTGACCTGTGCCGCCGGCTCCGTTTCGGAAGCTGTGCTGCCGGAACATCCGATCAATGCACCTAAAGTAGTTGCAGCAGCAAGACAGATTCCCATAATCTTTTTCCATATCCTTCTTTTCATGTTTAACCTCCCTAAAAGAATTATTGTTATAACCTTATTCTAATTGTGCGGCAACACATTTTCCATAGTCTGGATTTTACTTTTATGGTCTATATTTGTCTTTCCTCGGATAAGATCAGCGGGATTGTGACAGCCACTACCGTTCCCCGGTTCTTACTGCTTCTTATGCTTACCGCATTGCTTAAGCCGAAATAAAGTTTAATCCGCTCGCTGATACTGTGCAAGCCGATTCCTGTTCCTTTTTTCCTGCTGCTCTCCTCTATATCCGGCAAACTGCCTTGCTCTATCTGTATCCGGATTCTCTGCAGATGCACCCGATCTATCCCCGCTCCGTTATCTATGATTTCGAACCTGATAATATCCTTGAACACCTTAACTCTGACCCATATTTTAAGGACATGGTCTATTCCTTCCAGAGCATACATAAAACAATTTTCAACCGCAGGCTGCAGCAACAGCTTTATGGTCATGTAATTTCTTATTTCCTCATAATTTACCAAAAGCTCAAACTCCACCCTTTCCTTATATCGCACTTTCTGGATATTGATATAGGACATCAGGTGTTCAATTTCCTGCTGTATGCGTACAATAATTTTTCCGCCGTTTACCGAAAGCCGGTACATTCTTCCCAAAGAAGCCGCCAGTCTTCCAATTTCAGGGATTCCTGCCTCGGAAGACTTCCACACGATATTCTCCAGAGTATTATATAAAAAGTGGGGGTTGACCTGTCCCATAATCACTTCCAGCTCCAACTGTTTTTTCTTCTTCTCGGTCTCCACCCTATCCTTAACATACTGATTTATCTGCCGGAGCATGGAGTTATAATACCTCCCCATTTCCTGAATCTCACCTTCACCTGTCATATCCACATAAGCATCCATGGTTCCATCATATACTTCCTGCATAGATTCTTTCAGCAAGGTAATAGGCTTTAAAAACCGCCTCGATATGAACAAGATAATGAAGAAACAAATGAAAGTACACAGGGTCAGCACCAGAATAATCTGCAAAAACAAGGTATCAATAGATTTTGTTACAGCAGATAAGGGACTCACCGCTATGATTTTCCAATCAACATTTTCCACCAACCGTGTAGATACCAGATATTTTCTTCCGCCTTCACTCAATTCAAAGCTGCCGCTTTGCATCTCTTCCTGACGGCTCATGACTTTTATAATCAAAGGGTCCCTTTCCTGGTCCGTGATCATCGGCAGACTGCTGGATGAGATAATGTTTCCTTCATTGTCAACTACAAAGATAACCGCATCTTCCCCCAAATCTTCTTTTGCGGTAAGACTTTTGTACTTTTCCCATATCTGCGCTTCAGGTATCACAAAAATATGTACACAGTTCACATTACCCGAATAGAAATTAACAATTCTTCTCGTTCCCACCAGCACTTTATCCTGTCTTGGGTCGCCTGTCTTTTCCGAAACAAAATAATTATCCTCCAGGAGATGCCAGATAATCTTAGACAGATTGTTTACATTTTTCACATCCATATCTGCAAGCTTTTTTAAGACCTCTGTTTGGTCCATAAGAGGATCGCTGAAATTAAGAATTTCATCATATTTGGTAAGCACTGCCTTAATTCTGATATTATTCCCTAATGGGTCACTGTTGCCAAACATAAGAAGAATCCTCTGAATATCGCGTATCATATCCAGTGGTTCATCATTATACCTCTTTTGGGTATATGCCTGAAAGGATGCGTCATAAGCGTATTGGTTGGAAACGTTGGTAACATTGTTCATCAATTGTTCAATGTTCCTCGCCACAAGTTCCAGCCTCTGCTGTGCATTCTCCACCGCCTGCTGTTCCATCTCTCCTCTGTTTAAACCGAATAAAACCGCCATCACGAAAAGCAGCGGAAACAGCACTCCAAGAATGATATAGAATATCAACTGCCTTTTTAAACTTTTAGCAAAATAGGAAATCATAATATATACCCCGTATGCATATTACGGTATTCATTAGGACTTACCCCGTAATATTTTCGAAAAACTTTAATAAAGTTAGAAACATCCGCATATCCGGTAAGTTCCGCAATATGATATATTTTGAGAGCCGGATCCATCAGCAGCTCTTTGCTTTTTTCCATTCGTTTCTGTGTTATGTAATCGCTGAAATTATACCCGGTCTCCCGTTTGAACCTTTTTGACAAATACGCTGAATTCTTTTTCACATGCTCAGCGACCGAATCAAGAGAGATACCGTTGGAACAATATTCCTTATCCACATAGTCCTTGACCGTCTGTACCAAGTTATTTGTAATCTTCCCACTTTCCTGATAACCGGCAATTTCCTCTGCCAAGAACTTAAGCACTATAATCAGAAATTCTTCCTTATCTTTCAGGGATATAATGTAGTCGATATCTTTATAATGATAATCCGATTTCTCCATCAGCTCTTCCAGGCGAATCTGATAATTTTGAAGGCTCCACCTGGATATCTGATATAAGGCCTCCAGAGCAATCCTGTCAATATAGCTGTAATCCCTTACCATTTTATCCTTGAACTGACTTAGGACACGATGAATTTCCTCTCTGACTCCATCCATATCTTGCCTTGTCAGATAGCACATGATTTTCTCAAGTTCGAAGAAGCTGATATCATAAAGGTCTTTCCCGTAATATTCCAAATCAGGATAGAGCACAATACTTAGATTTCCCAAAAAGATCTTCTGTCTGACACAGCGCTTTGCCTGATCATACCCTCTCGAAATGCTGCTCACCTGCCGGCAGACATCGCTGATTCCTACGGATAACTCCACACCGTATAAGTCAAAAATCTCCGACTGCAGTTCCTGAAAATATTTGAGCATCGCATCCTTCCACTCTATATCCTTAGATACTTCAATAACAGAAGTCACCTGTCCGGAAAAATCTTCAAAGAAATAAGCCTTATATCCTGTCTCCCTGATATTACAGTATCCCAGCATATTCCTCTGCCTGCTCAATTCTTCTGTCCCTGATATTTTTCCCTGTTTTTCTTTGTGTATATCGAGCACGGCTATTACAAAGTTGTGAAAAGACAGACCGAGCCCATCCTTTAATATTTTATAACGGTCATCAAAAGCGACCCCATGCAGAAGCTCATTCAAAATCCTTCCATATTGCAGATCTTTTGCCTCTCTTGCTTCTTTCTTCAGATCCTCTACTTCTTTTTCTTGCTCCTTCTCCTTATCTAATTGCTCCTTGATTTTCAAGAATGTTGCCTCAAATTCATCCAGATCCGTAGGCTTCAGCAAATATTCCACCACTTGGTTTTTTATGGCCACCTTAAGATATTCAAAATCATTATATCCGCTTAATATAATGACTTTAATATCAGGATAATTTCGATTCAGCTCCTCCAT encodes:
- a CDS encoding cache domain-containing sensor histidine kinase, translated to MISYFAKSLKRQLIFYIILGVLFPLLFVMAVLFGLNRGEMEQQAVENAQQRLELVARNIEQLMNNVTNVSNQYAYDASFQAYTQKRYNDEPLDMIRDIQRILLMFGNSDPLGNNIRIKAVLTKYDEILNFSDPLMDQTEVLKKLADMDVKNVNNLSKIIWHLLEDNYFVSEKTGDPRQDKVLVGTRRIVNFYSGNVNCVHIFVIPEAQIWEKYKSLTAKEDLGEDAVIFVVDNEGNIISSSSLPMITDQERDPLIIKVMSRQEEMQSGSFELSEGGRKYLVSTRLVENVDWKIIAVSPLSAVTKSIDTLFLQIILVLTLCTFICFFIILFISRRFLKPITLLKESMQEVYDGTMDAYVDMTGEGEIQEMGRYYNSMLRQINQYVKDRVETEKKKKQLELEVIMGQVNPHFLYNTLENIVWKSSEAGIPEIGRLAASLGRMYRLSVNGGKIIVRIQQEIEHLMSYINIQKVRYKERVEFELLVNYEEIRNYMTIKLLLQPAVENCFMYALEGIDHVLKIWVRVKVFKDIIRFEIIDNGAGIDRVHLQRIRIQIEQGSLPDIEESSRKKGTGIGLHSISERIKLYFGLSNAVSIRSSKNRGTVVAVTIPLILSEERQI
- a CDS encoding response regulator transcription factor, yielding MYKLLLVDDEPDILNGMARSIPWERWGFSVTGQASDGLEALALIKKDPPNVVLSDIRMPHMDGIGLMEELNRNYPDIKVIILSGYNDFEYLKVAIKNQVVEYLLKPTDLDEFEATFLKIKEQLDKEKEQEKEVEDLKKEAREAKDLQYGRILNELLHGVAFDDRYKILKDGLGLSFHNFVIAVLDIHKEKQGKISGTEELSRQRNMLGYCNIRETGYKAYFFEDFSGQVTSVIEVSKDIEWKDAMLKYFQELQSEIFDLYGVELSVGISDVCRQVSSISRGYDQAKRCVRQKIFLGNLSIVLYPDLEYYGKDLYDISFFELEKIMCYLTRQDMDGVREEIHRVLSQFKDKMVRDYSYIDRIALEALYQISRWSLQNYQIRLEELMEKSDYHYKDIDYIISLKDKEEFLIIVLKFLAEEIAGYQESGKITNNLVQTVKDYVDKEYCSNGISLDSVAEHVKKNSAYLSKRFKRETGYNFSDYITQKRMEKSKELLMDPALKIYHIAELTGYADVSNFIKVFRKYYGVSPNEYRNMHTGYIL